Proteins co-encoded in one Candidatus Paceibacterota bacterium genomic window:
- a CDS encoding SET domain-containing protein-lysine N-methyltransferase — protein MKNKTTEFSFVLKPTKHGIGVFTIHDIIKGTRLRLWGNQIEDEVDRARLVSKEKIPVILRGYCVDRGEKLLCPNDFGHMEIGWYINHSESPNVFQKKYKWYYAAKDIKGGEEILIDYNSLNEPQENKEEFYRMKSSIRNTKS, from the coding sequence ATGAAGAATAAAACTACCGAATTTTCATTTGTGTTAAAACCAACGAAGCATGGTATCGGTGTTTTCACGATTCATGATATTATAAAAGGCACACGTTTGAGGCTCTGGGGAAACCAAATTGAAGACGAGGTTGATAGAGCTCGTTTAGTTAGCAAAGAAAAAATTCCGGTGATTCTTCGGGGATATTGTGTTGATCGAGGGGAAAAATTACTTTGCCCAAATGATTTTGGACACATGGAAATTGGCTGGTATATAAATCATTCCGAAAGTCCAAATGTGTTTCAAAAAAAATATAAATGGTATTATGCTGCAAAGGATATAAAGGGAGGAGAAGAAATATTAATTGACTATAATTCATTAAACGAGCCCCAGGAAAACAAAGAGGAATTTTATAGAATGAAAAGTTCTATTAGAAATACCAAGAGTTGA